From a single Pleurodeles waltl isolate 20211129_DDA chromosome 8, aPleWal1.hap1.20221129, whole genome shotgun sequence genomic region:
- the SLITRK1 gene encoding SLIT and NTRK-like protein 1 has protein sequence MLLWILLLETSLCFAAGNVTRDVCKEKICACNEIEGDLHVDCEKKGFSNLQHFTAPTSQFYHLLLHGNSLTRLFPNEFANFYNAVSLHMENNGLHEIVPGAFLGLQLVKRLHINNNKIKSFKRHTFLGLDDLEYLQADFNLLRDIDPGAFRDLNKLEVLILNDNLISTLPNNIFQYVPITHLDLRGNRLKTLPYEGVLEQIPGIAEILLEDNPWDCSCDLFSLKEWLENIPKNALIGRVICEAPTRLQGRDLNETKERDLCPLKNGVDSSLAAPPAQEETCDPGPVPTAFKVSGQQEAATPGSGPTGGTKVPGNWQIKTRPTPAVVRHNAKNRLLHHIPCPLVCSCGQQNVGSGLKVDCSSRNVKSLADLEPKALNVQELFLRENKIHTIRKAHFLDYRNLSLLDLGNNNIGIVENNTFQNLTDLRWLYMDKNCLDTLMPEKFSGLQSLEYLNLEFNFIQLILPNTFNPVPNLRILILNNNLLKALPVDVFAGISLSKLSLHNNYFMYLPVAGVLDQLTSIIQIDLHGNQWDCSCNNVPFKQWAERLGPEVIVSDLKCYFPEEFWGKDFRFLSNDMMCPQLYAKVSPTLSSQKNSTGAAEAGTHSNSYLETSRVSISVLVPGLLLVFVTSAFTVVGMLVFILRNRKRTKRREANSSASEINSLQTVCDSSYWHNGPFNSDGSHRVYDCGSHSLSD, from the coding sequence ATGCTGCTTTGGATTCTGCTGCTGGAGACGTCTCTGTGTTTTGCCGCCGGAAATGTGACCAGGGATGTTTGCAAAGAGAAGATCTGCGCCTGCAACGAGATCGAGGGCGACCTGCACGTCGACTGTGAAAAGAAGGGCTTCAGTAACCTGCAGCATTTCACCGCCCCCACGTCGCAGTTCTACCACCTCTTACTGCACGGCAACTCGCTCACCCGGCTCTTCCCCAACGAGTTCGCGAACTTTTACAATGCGGTCAGTCTGCACATGGAAAACAACGGCCTGCACGAGATCGTGCCCGGGGCCTTCCTGGGGCTGCAGCTCGTGAAGCGCCTGCACATCAACAACAATAAAATCAAGTCCTTCAAGCGGCACACCTTCCTGGGGCTCGACGACCTGGAGTACCTCCAGGCCGACTTCAACCTCCTGAGGGACATCGATCCGGGCGCCTTCAGGGACCTGAACAAACTGGAGGTGCTGATTCTGAACGACAACCTCATCAGCACCCTGCCCAACAACATCTTTCAGTACGTACCCATCACCCACTTGGACTTGAGGGGCAACCGCCTGAAGACGCTGCCCTATGAGGGGGTCCTGGAGCAGATACCCGGTATCGCCGAGATCTTGCTGGAGGATAACCCCTGGGACTGCAGCTGCGACCTCTTCTCGCTGAAGGAATGGCTCGAGAACATTCCGAAGAATGCCCTCATCGGCCGGGTCATCTGCGAGGCGCCCACACGGCTGCAGGGCAGGGACCTGAACGAAACCAAGGAGCGCGACCTCTGCCCTCTGAAGAACGGGGTGGACTCCAGCCTGGCTGCCCCTCCAGCCCAGGAGGAGACGTGTGACCCTGGCCCGGTCCCCACCGCTTTTAAAGTCAGTGGTCAGCAAGAGGCTGCCACCCCAGGTTCTGGGCCCACGGGTGGGACCAAGGTGCCTGGCAACTGGCAGATCAAAACCAGGCCCACCCCTGCCGTGGTCAGGCACAATGCCAAGAACAGGCTACTGCACCATATCCCCTGCCCCTTGGTGTGCAGCTGCGGTCAGCAGAACGTGGGCTCGGGCTTGAAGGTGGACTGCAGCAGCAGGAACGTCAAGAGCCTGGCCGACCTCGAGCCCAAGGCATTAAATGTGCAAGAGCTCTTTCTAAGAGAAAACAAAATCCACACCATTCGCAAAGCCCACTTTCTGGACTACCGAAACCTGAGCCTGCTCGACCTAGGCAACAACAACATCGGCATAGTGGAGAACAACACGTTCCAGAACCTTACGGACCTAAGATGGTTGTATATGGACAAGAACTGTCTGGACACACTCATGCCCGAGAAATTCAGCGGCCTGCAGAGCCTGGAATACCTGAATCTGGAGTTTAACTTCATCCAGCTCATCCTGCCCAACACCTTCAACCCTGTGCCCAACCTGAGGATCCTGATCCTCAATAACAACCTGCTGAAAGCCTTGCCCGTGGATGTGTTTGCTGGAATCTCCCTGTCCAAGCTCAGCCTGCATAATAATTACTTCATGTACTTGCCAGTGGCAGGCGTGCTAGATCAGCTCACCTCCATCATACAGATCGACCTCCATGGCAACCAGTGGGACTGCTCCTGCAACAATGTGCCtttcaagcagtgggcagagcgcCTGGGGCCCGAGGTGATTGTCAGCGACCTCAAGTGTTACTTCCCCGAAGAGTTCTGGGGGAAGGACTTCCGCTTCCTGTCCAATGACATGATGTGCCCCCAGCTGTACGCCAAGGTGTCACCCACCCTCAGCTCCCAAAAGAACAGCACGGGGGCAGCCGAGGCGGGCACCCACTCTAACTCTTACCTAGAGACCAGCAGGGTGTCCATCTCGGTGCTGGTGCCCGGACTGCTGCTGGTCTTTGTCACCTCTGCCTTCACCGTGGTGGGGATGCTGGTGTTCATCCTGCGAAACCGGAAGCGAACCAAGCGGCGCGAGGCCAACTCCTCCGCCTCGGAGATCAACTCCCTGCAGACAGTGTGCGACTCTTCATACTGGCACAACGGGCCCTTCAACTCAGACGGGAGCCACAGGGTGTACGACTGTGGCTCGCACTCCCTGTCAGACTAG